One Streptomonospora salina genomic window, CGGATTTTACGCTGCTCGGCCATGCTGTCAGACCCTATCTCGCGCTCGTCGGACTGCGGAACCGATCGGTCCCGGTTGCACCTGGTCGTTCCCTGCCGCCGCACGGACCTCCGCGCGGTTCCCGGTTCCCGCCGCAGGCCCGGGGCCCCCTCCCGGCGGCCCCGGCGGCGCCGGCCTCACCGCCGGGCGCAGGCGTCCAGGGCGGCGAGGGCGTCGGATACGAGGTCGTCCGGGTCTTCCAGTCCGATGGAGAACCGCACGGCCGCGGGACCGATGCCGGCCGCCTGCAGCGCCGCGTCGCTCATCTGGCGGTGGGTGGTGGAGCCGACGTGGCCGGCGAGGGTGTGGGTGCCGCCCAGCGACGCCGCGATGGTGGCGGTGTCCAGTGCGTCGGCGAAGGCCATGCCGGCCTCCCGGCCGCCCTGCGGGGTCACGGTCACCACGGCGCCGTAGCGGCCCTCGTCGAACAGGCGGCCGGCGAGCGCGTGGCCGGGGTGGCCGGGCAGGCCGGGGTAGTCCACCCGTTCGACCGCGGGGTGTTCGGCCACCGCCGCGGCGAAGACGGCGGCGCTCGCGCACTGGCGGGCGACGCGCAGCGGCAGCGTCTCCAGGCCGCGGTGCAGCAGGAAGGCCTCGTCCGGGGCCAGGCAGGGGCCCAGGTCGATGCGGGCGGAGCGCACCTTCGCCATCGGCTCGGTCCCGCCGACGGCCACACCGCCGGTCGCGTCGCTGTGCCCGCCGATGTACTTGGTCGCCGAATGCACGACGACGTCGGCGCCGTGCTCCAGGGGACGGCACACCGCAGGCGTGGCGAAGGTGGAGTCGACCACGAGGACGGCGCCGGCCTCGGCGGCGATACCGGCCAGTTCGGGCAGGTCGGCCACCGTCATGGCCGGGTTGGCCAGGGTCTCGGTGAACACGACCGCGGTTTCGGGGCGAACGGCGGCGCGCACGGCGTCGGCGTCGGTGATGTCGACGAAGTCGGTCTGCACGCCGAAGCGGCGCAGCAGGCCCTCCAGCAGCGAGTAGGTGTTTCCGTAGATCGAGCGGGAGGCGACGACGTGCGCGCCGGCCCCGGTCAGCGCGAGCAGCGTGGTGCTGACAGCGCCCATGCCCGAGGAGAAGGCCTCGCCGCGCACCTCGCGGCCGCATCCGGCGCCCTCCAGCGCCGCCGTCGCCGACGCGAAGGCGGTCGCCGTGGGGTTGTCGATACGGGCATAGGAGTAGCCGGGCGCTTCTCCGGCCAGGACGTCGGCGTAGTCCTGCGAGGCGGCGAACTCGTAGGTGGTGCTGCGGTGCACCGGCGCGCGCAGCGGACGCTGCGGCGGGGCGGGTTCGGCGGGCAGGCCGAGCGCGCGGGTGTTCTCCCCCTGCTGATGCATGGTGTGGCGGCTTCCGTTGTCGGGCGGCTGGGGACGGGTGTGTCGGACGGGCGCGGCTGCCGGACAGGGCTCACATCCCGTAGCGCTCCGGTTTGGCCGTGCGCGACATGAACGCCGCCAGCGCCTCGGCGGGCGAGAGGTCGTGGTGCATCATCGCCACGACGGCCTCGGTGATGGGCATCTCCACGTCGGCGCTGCGGGCCAGTTCGGACACCGACTCCGAGGACTTCACACCTTCGGCGGTCTGCGAGGTTTCGGCGGCGACCTGTTCCAGCGTCATGCCCGAACCGAGCTTCTCGCCGAAGGTGCGGTTGCGCGAGAGGGGCGAGCCGCAGGTGGCCACCAGGTCGCCGAGCCCGGCGAGCCCGGCCAGCGTGTGCTCGTCGGCGCCCAGCGCCACGGCCAGCCGCACGGTCTCGGCCAGTCCGCGGGTGATCAGCGCGGCCTTGGCGTTGTCTCCGAAGCCCATTCCCACGGCTACGCCTACGGCGACGGCGATGATGTTCTTGACGGCGCCGCCCAGCTCCACGCCGATCACGTCGGTGGCGGTGTAGGGCCGGAAGTAGGCGGATTTGCACAGGTGCTGCAACCGCACGGCGGTGGGCTCGTGCGGGCAGGCCATCACGGCGGTGGCGGGCTGGCGCTCGGCGATCTCGCGGGCGAGGTTGGGGCCGGAGACCGCCGCCACCCGGTCGGCGGGCACGCCCAGGACCTCGCGCACGACCTCGCTCATCCGCCGGCAGGTGCCCAGTTCGACACCTTTCATCAGGCTGACCAGGACCGCGTCGGGTTCGATGTGCTCGTACCACTCGGCGAGGTTGCCGCGCAGCGTCTGGGACGGCACGGCCAGCACGACGTACGCGGCCCCGTGCAGCGCCTTGGCGGCGTCGGTGGTGGCCGTCAGGGCGGGGTTGAGGGCTATGCCGGGGAAGTAATCGGGGTTCTCGTGGCGCTGGTTGACGGCGTCGACGACGTCGGTGCGCCGCCCGTGGACCACGACGTCGGCGGCGCCCGCGTCCGCCACCACGTTGGCGAATGCGGTCCCCCAGGATCCGCTGCCCATCACCGCGACCTTGGTCATCTGCTACTCCCCCGTTTCGTCGCGCCGCCGCTCACCGGCGGGGCGTGCCCTCGCCGTCGGAGCCGTGCTCGCCGGCGCCGCCGTCGCCGGCCGCCTTCGCGCCGTCCTCGCCTGCGGGGCCGGCCGCTGCAGGGCCGGCGGCGGCGGGGTCGGCGGGGTCGGCCGCAGCGGAGACCTCGGGTGTCGTGGAGCCGGCTGCGGCGGTCCGGCGCCCCTTCTTCATGTCGTAGGGCTCTGCGGGCGGCACTTCGCCGCGCAGCCCGGCCTGCAGGTCGGTGATGGCGCGCATGATCTCGCCCGTTGCCTCCCGGAGCACGGTGGCGGTCATCGGTCGTCCGCGGTAGGCCGACAGGTCCACCGGGGGCCCTGCGGCCATCTGAACGCGCTTGCGGGGGAAGGGCCGCAGCTTGGCGGTGCCGTAGCGCAGCAGGTGCTGCTCGCCCCAGTGGGCCAGCGGGACGACGGGAACGCCGGCGGT contains:
- a CDS encoding trans-sulfuration enzyme family protein yields the protein MHQQGENTRALGLPAEPAPPQRPLRAPVHRSTTYEFAASQDYADVLAGEAPGYSYARIDNPTATAFASATAALEGAGCGREVRGEAFSSGMGAVSTTLLALTGAGAHVVASRSIYGNTYSLLEGLLRRFGVQTDFVDITDADAVRAAVRPETAVVFTETLANPAMTVADLPELAGIAAEAGAVLVVDSTFATPAVCRPLEHGADVVVHSATKYIGGHSDATGGVAVGGTEPMAKVRSARIDLGPCLAPDEAFLLHRGLETLPLRVARQCASAAVFAAAVAEHPAVERVDYPGLPGHPGHALAGRLFDEGRYGAVVTVTPQGGREAGMAFADALDTATIAASLGGTHTLAGHVGSTTHRQMSDAALQAAGIGPAAVRFSIGLEDPDDLVSDALAALDACARR
- a CDS encoding NAD(P)H-dependent glycerol-3-phosphate dehydrogenase — encoded protein: MTKVAVMGSGSWGTAFANVVADAGAADVVVHGRRTDVVDAVNQRHENPDYFPGIALNPALTATTDAAKALHGAAYVVLAVPSQTLRGNLAEWYEHIEPDAVLVSLMKGVELGTCRRMSEVVREVLGVPADRVAAVSGPNLAREIAERQPATAVMACPHEPTAVRLQHLCKSAYFRPYTATDVIGVELGGAVKNIIAVAVGVAVGMGFGDNAKAALITRGLAETVRLAVALGADEHTLAGLAGLGDLVATCGSPLSRNRTFGEKLGSGMTLEQVAAETSQTAEGVKSSESVSELARSADVEMPITEAVVAMMHHDLSPAEALAAFMSRTAKPERYGM
- a CDS encoding lysophospholipid acyltransferase family protein, coding for MAKQRESRWVKAVVASIVRPVLGAVTRSEWQGEDNIPREGGVILAANHLSMADPLTISHYLYVAGRRWPTFTAKEGVFRIPVVGAVARSTGQIPVKRGSTDAIKALQEAETALTRDGSSVIFYPEGTCTRDPDLWPMAARTGVARLALTAGVPVVPLAHWGEQHLLRYGTAKLRPFPRKRVQMAAGPPVDLSAYRGRPMTATVLREATGEIMRAITDLQAGLRGEVPPAEPYDMKKGRRTAAAGSTTPEVSAAADPADPAAAGPAAAGPAGEDGAKAAGDGGAGEHGSDGEGTPRR